The Carnobacterium sp. 17-4 genome has a window encoding:
- the purK gene encoding 5-(carboxyamino)imidazole ribonucleotide synthase has product MYKTLKPGDAIGIIGGGQLGKMMAQSAKKMGFTVGILDPNENCPAAQVSDWNIRADYADKEALREFARRAAVLTFEFENIDAEALQEMGKLSAIPQGSEVIAITQDRIKEKRFLKSSGVSIGAFEIVETTDQLNIAVKKIGYPCVLKTTRFGYDGKGQVVLKSEADKQETEALIADNSCILEAWVPFSKELSVMIVRNQKGETTIFPVSENIHVNNILHESIVPARISPVVSEKAVQAAQQIADALELVGTLGIELFLTKDDVIFVNELAPRPHNSGHYTIEAMSLSQFDAHIRAVAGLTMPKARLLSDVVMVNILGQHMEDSLAFRDKKADWSFHYYGKEELHTNRKVGHVTILTNDVEKTLIEIEDTGIWNEPRRN; this is encoded by the coding sequence TTGTATAAAACACTCAAACCAGGAGATGCTATTGGAATTATTGGAGGCGGACAATTAGGGAAGATGATGGCTCAATCAGCAAAAAAGATGGGGTTTACTGTTGGTATCTTGGATCCTAATGAAAATTGTCCAGCAGCTCAAGTGTCTGATTGGAACATCCGTGCCGATTATGCAGACAAAGAAGCCTTGCGTGAGTTTGCAAGAAGAGCAGCTGTTCTAACGTTTGAATTTGAAAATATTGATGCAGAAGCATTGCAAGAGATGGGAAAGTTGTCAGCTATCCCGCAAGGTAGTGAGGTAATAGCCATTACGCAAGACCGAATCAAAGAAAAACGATTTTTAAAGTCTAGTGGGGTTTCGATTGGAGCCTTTGAAATTGTGGAAACAACAGACCAACTGAATATTGCCGTTAAAAAAATTGGCTATCCCTGCGTCTTGAAAACAACACGTTTTGGATACGATGGTAAAGGGCAGGTTGTTTTGAAATCAGAAGCGGATAAACAAGAGACAGAAGCGCTGATTGCTGATAATAGCTGTATTCTTGAAGCGTGGGTACCTTTTTCGAAAGAATTATCGGTCATGATTGTTCGCAATCAAAAAGGAGAAACGACCATTTTTCCTGTTTCTGAGAATATCCACGTCAACAATATTTTGCATGAAAGCATTGTACCTGCTCGGATTTCTCCAGTAGTAAGCGAAAAAGCAGTGCAGGCGGCTCAACAGATTGCTGATGCGTTGGAATTGGTTGGAACATTAGGAATCGAATTGTTTTTGACAAAAGACGATGTCATCTTTGTCAATGAACTGGCACCTCGTCCGCACAATTCAGGGCATTACACGATTGAAGCAATGTCTCTTTCGCAATTTGATGCACATATCCGAGCTGTAGCTGGGCTGACGATGCCAAAAGCACGCTTACTTTCGGATGTCGTTATGGTCAATATTCTAGGACAACATATGGAAGATAGTTTAGCATTCCGCGATAAAAAAGCGGACTGGTCGTTTCATTACTATGGTAAAGAAGAATTACATACAAATAGAAAAGTCGGGCACGTCACGATCTTGACAAATGATGTAGAAAAAACCTTGATAGAAATAGAGGATACCGGGATTTGGAATGAACCGCGAAGAAATTAG
- the purE gene encoding 5-(carboxyamino)imidazole ribonucleotide mutase encodes MDAIVSVVMGSTSDWDTMKDCCAILDEFDVAYEKKVVSAHRTPDLMFSFAERARGLGIKVVIAGAGGAAHLPGMIAAKTTLPVIGVPIQSRALNGMDSLLSIVQMPAGIPVATVAIGKAGAANAGLLAIQILSIEDEKLAKKLEARRNQLKKSVMESSEELV; translated from the coding sequence ATGGACGCCATTGTTTCTGTTGTTATGGGAAGCACTTCTGATTGGGACACGATGAAAGACTGCTGCGCGATTTTGGATGAATTTGATGTAGCGTATGAAAAAAAGGTGGTATCAGCTCATCGGACGCCAGATTTGATGTTTAGCTTTGCTGAACGAGCAAGGGGATTGGGAATAAAAGTAGTCATTGCAGGGGCTGGAGGTGCGGCTCATTTACCGGGCATGATCGCAGCAAAAACCACATTGCCAGTCATAGGCGTACCAATACAATCTCGAGCGCTTAATGGAATGGATTCGTTATTGTCTATTGTACAAATGCCAGCGGGTATACCTGTTGCTACTGTGGCGATTGGGAAAGCAGGAGCTGCGAATGCAGGACTTCTTGCGATTCAGATTCTTTCTATTGAAGATGAAAAGTTAGCAAAAAAATTGGAAGCAAGACGTAATCAGCTTAAAAAAAGTGTAATGGAAAGTAGTGAAGAGCTTGTATAA
- a CDS encoding membrane integrity integral inner membrane protein, with translation MLTTILEDPLYLQFAFAGCIALAILTLPLKDIISVGFYDISDFFVTGMIAFFITYGVLVTNRATVTIWLFLSIFFVIVVVIMLMNILVILPFKSRAENSNITSIHDLEGKEAKVSIPITLNGTGEVIVSTGFTRVNKMAKIYDNTDNITDIPKNENVLIMDVNDNILYVLPYTNSIKAIGKPTPTWNKKQKK, from the coding sequence GTGCTAACCACTATCTTAGAAGACCCACTGTACTTACAATTCGCTTTTGCAGGCTGCATAGCATTAGCCATTTTGACATTACCACTAAAAGATATTATCAGTGTCGGTTTTTACGACATCAGTGATTTCTTTGTCACAGGGATGATTGCTTTTTTCATTACATATGGGGTTCTAGTGACCAATCGTGCAACCGTAACCATTTGGTTGTTTTTGAGTATCTTTTTTGTTATTGTGGTTGTCATTATGCTCATGAACATTCTCGTTATCCTGCCCTTTAAGAGTCGTGCAGAAAATTCAAATATTACGTCAATTCATGATTTAGAAGGCAAAGAAGCAAAAGTATCCATTCCAATCACACTCAATGGAACAGGCGAAGTTATCGTCTCTACTGGTTTTACACGAGTTAATAAAATGGCTAAAATCTATGACAATACTGATAACATAACCGATATTCCAAAAAATGAAAATGTATTAATCATGGATGTCAACGACAACATTCTTTATGTCCTTCCTTATACAAACAGTATTAAAGCCATTGGAAAACCAACGCCGACATGGAATAAGAAACAAAAAAAATAA
- a CDS encoding flotillin family protein, whose product MNSTLFATVGAVVIAVVLLVALVSRYRTASPAEALIISGTALGDKNVYIDPNTGNKMKIVSGGGTFVWPIIQSVHKLSLLSSKLDVRTPEVYTEEGVPVAVDGTVIIKIGSTSEDIATAAEQYLGKSTEQLESEAKEVLEGHLRSILGRMTVEDIYQNRDKFNQNVQDEASGDLAKMGLVILSFTVKEVTDKNGYLDSLGQGRIAEVKRDADIKTANADKETRIQRALAEQLSQEAELQRQTEIAEAEKVKSLRISEYGREQNIAKAEAESAYDLKKAELKKKVIIEEGNAQIIEREKQIELQEKETIKQEREYDATVRKKADAERYSVEQRAEADKNKAIAESEARAKEIELNGMAQAESIRLIGQAEADSKTAWAEALKQYGDEAIATLLIEAYPAIVRAAAEPLGNIDKITVVDSGNGNGASAITKTALNTLAASQEAFKDATGLDINNLISSFAGTKNVGRQISNLNETFAQTTIVAEEPIITDDSE is encoded by the coding sequence ATGAACTCAACATTATTTGCAACCGTTGGCGCAGTCGTCATCGCAGTCGTTTTACTAGTCGCATTGGTTAGTCGTTATCGTACAGCCTCTCCAGCAGAAGCATTAATTATTAGTGGTACAGCATTGGGCGATAAAAATGTTTATATTGATCCCAATACAGGCAATAAAATGAAAATTGTTAGCGGAGGCGGGACATTCGTTTGGCCAATCATCCAATCCGTTCATAAATTGTCATTACTGTCGTCTAAATTAGACGTTCGCACACCTGAAGTATATACCGAAGAAGGTGTTCCGGTCGCAGTTGACGGGACCGTTATTATCAAAATTGGATCTACATCAGAAGATATCGCAACTGCCGCTGAACAATACCTTGGTAAATCAACCGAACAACTAGAAAGCGAAGCAAAAGAAGTTCTAGAAGGACATTTGCGTTCAATTTTGGGACGCATGACTGTTGAAGACATTTATCAAAACCGTGATAAATTCAACCAAAATGTCCAAGATGAAGCATCTGGCGATTTAGCTAAAATGGGATTGGTTATTTTATCTTTTACAGTAAAAGAAGTAACGGACAAAAATGGTTACCTAGATTCATTAGGTCAAGGACGTATTGCCGAAGTCAAACGAGATGCAGATATCAAAACAGCAAATGCGGATAAAGAAACACGTATTCAACGAGCACTAGCTGAACAACTGTCTCAAGAAGCTGAATTGCAAAGACAAACAGAGATTGCCGAAGCTGAAAAAGTAAAAAGTCTTCGCATATCTGAATACGGAAGAGAACAAAACATCGCAAAAGCTGAAGCTGAAAGTGCATATGACTTAAAGAAAGCTGAATTAAAGAAAAAAGTTATCATCGAAGAAGGTAACGCTCAAATTATTGAACGTGAAAAACAAATCGAATTACAAGAAAAAGAAACCATCAAGCAAGAACGCGAATACGACGCAACTGTTCGTAAGAAAGCTGATGCTGAACGTTACTCTGTTGAGCAACGTGCCGAAGCCGATAAAAACAAAGCCATTGCTGAATCTGAAGCGAGAGCCAAAGAAATCGAATTAAATGGTATGGCTCAAGCCGAAAGTATTCGTTTAATCGGTCAAGCTGAAGCAGACAGCAAGACCGCTTGGGCTGAAGCCTTGAAACAATACGGCGATGAAGCTATTGCAACCTTACTGATTGAAGCTTATCCTGCAATTGTTCGTGCTGCTGCTGAACCACTAGGTAATATTGACAAAATCACCGTTGTAGACAGCGGAAATGGAAATGGCGCATCAGCTATTACCAAAACAGCTTTAAACACACTAGCAGCTTCACAAGAAGCATTTAAAGACGCAACAGGCTTAGACATCAATAATTTAATCAGCTCATTTGCTGGAACAAAGAATGTGGGTCGTCAAATCAGTAATTTGAACGAAACCTTCGCTCAAACAACAATCGTAGCTGAAGAACCAATCATCACAGACGATTCAGAATAA
- a CDS encoding TMEM175 family protein: protein MNKERLSSFFDAVLAIILTILVLELEKPKELNLHGLIDLTPNFFAYTLSFAWLSFMWIGIHNTWQDVKTISNQTVISIMFLLFFSSFIPYTTSIVAIDHYNSFAQMMYGFIAIMVTICVTWNYYTLIQADRTNLLLKKELLTYIHFLYIDICIKILGMVISALFFPPAVMYSILIAAFALILPSRIYIRYRKKNFD from the coding sequence ATGAATAAAGAAAGATTATCTTCTTTTTTTGATGCAGTCCTAGCCATTATTTTAACTATTTTAGTTTTGGAGTTAGAAAAACCAAAAGAACTTAATTTACATGGTTTAATTGATTTAACACCTAACTTTTTTGCCTACACACTCTCGTTTGCCTGGTTAAGCTTTATGTGGATAGGTATCCATAATACTTGGCAAGATGTTAAAACTATATCCAATCAAACAGTCATTTCGATCATGTTTCTATTGTTTTTCTCCTCTTTTATTCCGTATACGACCAGTATCGTTGCTATTGATCATTATAATAGTTTTGCACAAATGATGTATGGTTTTATTGCAATTATGGTTACAATTTGTGTAACGTGGAATTATTATACACTTATTCAAGCAGATAGAACTAATCTGTTACTAAAAAAAGAATTATTAACGTATATTCACTTTCTATATATCGATATCTGCATTAAAATTTTGGGTATGGTTATCTCTGCACTGTTTTTTCCTCCAGCTGTGATGTACAGCATCCTTATCGCAGCGTTTGCTCTAATATTGCCAAGCCGCATTTATATCCGCTATCGTAAAAAAAATTTTGATTAG
- a CDS encoding glycosyltransferase family 4 protein, protein MQIYLCSDLQEYIKQSGVGRAIEHQQMALTEENISYTLTGEEPYDIIHINTIFPQSYLKAKKAKRAGKPVVFHAHSTIEDFRNSYFFANALASLFGWWIKKCYASADLLLTPSAYSKSLIEGYGIEVPIEVISNGIDLSYWSSTNEEILLFKKKYGVAPDEKLILSVGLQIKRKGILDFVEMAKRLPDYQFIWFGHTDKKLLPKEVVDAIETELPNLQFPGYIERDELRVAYQACDLYVFLTHEETEGIVLLEALASKTNTLVRDIPVFTPFYTHEETIYKGRSIDQFIALGQAIIEGEVPSLVDAGYGKVSEKSIQNVGKQLKNFYQQLMPVNLLP, encoded by the coding sequence ATGCAGATCTATTTATGCAGTGATTTACAAGAATACATTAAACAAAGTGGTGTTGGTCGTGCGATTGAACACCAACAAATGGCGTTAACTGAGGAGAATATTTCCTATACATTAACAGGTGAAGAGCCCTACGATATTATCCATATCAACACTATTTTTCCACAGTCTTATCTGAAAGCAAAGAAAGCAAAAAGAGCTGGAAAACCTGTTGTTTTTCATGCGCATTCGACTATTGAAGATTTTCGAAATTCCTATTTTTTTGCGAATGCTCTTGCATCACTATTCGGATGGTGGATTAAGAAATGTTATGCATCAGCAGATTTATTGCTAACTCCATCTGCTTACTCAAAATCTTTAATCGAAGGTTACGGGATAGAAGTACCGATTGAAGTCATTTCAAACGGTATTGATCTGTCGTATTGGAGTAGTACCAATGAAGAAATACTCCTTTTTAAAAAGAAGTATGGGGTCGCTCCAGATGAAAAATTAATTCTGTCAGTTGGTTTACAAATCAAGCGCAAAGGAATTTTAGATTTTGTTGAAATGGCAAAACGATTACCTGACTATCAATTCATTTGGTTCGGTCATACGGACAAAAAATTATTGCCCAAAGAAGTTGTTGATGCCATTGAAACAGAGTTGCCCAATCTTCAATTTCCTGGTTATATTGAACGCGATGAACTTCGTGTAGCTTACCAAGCCTGTGATTTATATGTATTCCTGACCCATGAAGAAACAGAGGGAATCGTCTTATTGGAAGCCTTAGCAAGTAAAACAAATACGCTCGTGCGGGATATTCCTGTATTCACCCCCTTTTACACACATGAGGAAACTATTTATAAAGGACGTTCAATTGATCAATTTATTGCGCTTGGTCAAGCAATCATCGAAGGTGAAGTTCCTTCATTAGTGGACGCAGGTTATGGTAAAGTATCTGAAAAAAGTATTCAAAATGTGGGCAAGCAGCTCAAAAATTTCTATCAGCAATTAATGCCTGTAAACTTGCTTCCATAG
- a CDS encoding TVP38/TMEM64 family protein, translating into MKKEHFDGSLKSMVNSFLIKYKKKFRFGLHILNIVGILGTIYGFYWCYQQQIFTSEIALRNLLNSMGPMAPYGFMGIQIIQTVVPVVPGALTIPMGTMIFGVGYGFFLNFVSIMIGSVLNFAIARKIGRPFVELLAGDKKVDKYIRWLDDPHRFDRLFTFGMFFPLSPADFLCYLAGLSSLSFRKYFVILALGKPITLLIYSYGMTEVLNVVFQVLG; encoded by the coding sequence ATGAAAAAAGAGCATTTTGATGGTTCTCTGAAATCAATGGTTAACTCATTCTTAATTAAATATAAAAAAAAATTTCGGTTTGGGTTGCACATTTTAAACATTGTGGGTATTCTTGGAACGATTTATGGATTTTATTGGTGCTACCAACAGCAAATTTTCACTTCTGAAATCGCTCTACGAAATCTTTTGAATTCTATGGGTCCGATGGCTCCGTATGGATTTATGGGGATTCAAATTATTCAGACCGTTGTCCCTGTTGTGCCCGGTGCTTTGACCATTCCCATGGGGACGATGATTTTTGGTGTAGGTTATGGATTCTTTTTAAATTTCGTAAGCATTATGATCGGGTCAGTACTTAATTTTGCGATTGCTCGAAAAATTGGTCGTCCATTCGTGGAGTTGTTGGCTGGAGATAAAAAAGTTGATAAATATATCCGTTGGTTAGATGATCCTCATCGATTTGATCGGTTATTTACTTTTGGGATGTTCTTTCCATTATCACCTGCTGACTTCTTATGTTACTTAGCCGGACTTTCGAGTCTATCGTTTCGGAAATATTTCGTTATCTTAGCTCTTGGAAAACCGATTACCTTGCTTATTTATTCGTACGGTATGACCGAAGTGTTAAATGTTGTCTTTCAAGTATTAGGATAG
- a CDS encoding glycosyltransferase — MRILLATDLYTPAINGVVTSTVSLKNSLEQIGHDVRVLTLSEDEYIDIEEDIYSVSSFNINKIYPGARIKFFKDRAVLRGIIDWSPEIIHTQSEFSTFRMAKYIAQYLSIPIVHTYHTIYEDYTHYFSPNKTTGRKVVSLLSKKLLSDVEYVIAPTNKVKRMLDGYAVRQPIKVIPTGIQLDRFTKRLESKKRSQMREHLNIPEDAFLLISLGRLGKEKNVEELLLFFSLLKIDAHLLIVGDGPNRYRLKEYAKELEVDHKVTFTGMIDPLEVPLYYQTADLFVSASTSETQGLTYIEAFASGIPALCRADESIENVIIDGKMGYQYHSFKEFESCLYVLIHSKELYHTMVGEAEEFAFKHYSSESFGEHVNEIYKKAINSYQLKHVIRYKHSK, encoded by the coding sequence ATGAGAATTCTACTTGCAACGGATTTGTACACTCCAGCGATTAACGGAGTTGTTACGTCAACCGTTTCATTGAAAAATTCCTTAGAGCAAATTGGACACGATGTACGTGTATTAACACTTTCTGAAGACGAGTATATTGATATCGAAGAAGATATCTATAGCGTTTCTTCCTTTAACATCAATAAAATTTATCCAGGTGCTCGCATTAAATTTTTTAAAGATCGAGCTGTTTTAAGAGGAATTATAGACTGGAGTCCGGAAATTATTCACACACAAAGTGAATTTAGTACGTTTCGCATGGCAAAATATATTGCCCAATATCTTTCGATTCCGATTGTACATACATATCACACAATATACGAAGACTACACACACTATTTTTCTCCCAACAAAACAACGGGTCGAAAAGTAGTCTCGCTTTTATCTAAAAAGTTGCTAAGCGATGTTGAATACGTAATTGCGCCAACAAACAAAGTTAAACGCATGCTGGATGGCTATGCAGTTAGGCAACCGATTAAAGTTATTCCCACTGGGATTCAGTTAGATCGATTTACCAAAAGATTAGAGTCAAAAAAAAGGAGCCAAATGCGAGAGCATCTAAATATTCCAGAAGATGCCTTCTTACTCATTTCATTAGGTCGTTTAGGAAAAGAAAAAAATGTAGAAGAATTACTTCTCTTCTTCTCGTTATTGAAAATTGATGCCCATTTATTAATTGTTGGTGACGGGCCAAACCGATATCGGTTGAAGGAATATGCAAAAGAATTAGAAGTGGATCATAAAGTTACCTTTACCGGGATGATAGATCCACTTGAAGTACCGCTATATTATCAGACTGCAGATTTGTTTGTTAGCGCGTCAACAAGTGAAACACAAGGTCTGACATATATTGAAGCATTCGCGAGTGGAATCCCAGCTTTATGTCGTGCAGATGAATCCATTGAGAATGTTATTATTGATGGAAAAATGGGTTATCAATATCACTCGTTTAAAGAATTTGAATCTTGTCTGTACGTTTTAATTCATAGTAAAGAACTGTATCATACAATGGTGGGTGAAGCAGAAGAATTCGCTTTTAAACATTATTCTTCTGAATCTTTCGGAGAGCACGTGAATGAAATTTATAAAAAAGCGATCAACTCCTACCAGTTAAAACATGTCATTCGTTACAAGCATTCAAAGTAA
- the celB gene encoding PTS cellobiose transporter subunit IIC, whose translation MNGFIDKLGEKLLPIAGKLGENRYLKVLRDAFMLAFPITMFGSIVVVLNNLPFFSDALQDNLGNLFGNGQNATMSILTIFVTFGIGYYLSKSYDVEGVFGGAVSLASYLILTPFTIVTESGEAVTGVLSLDRLGAKGMFIGMIAAFLAAEIYTRIVKKGIVIKMPDGVPPAVANSFAALLPAIITLAIFLLLNAAISGFFDANLHDVVYTAIQQPLTALGSGLPATLIAVFFIQFLWFFGLHGQIIVNSVMDPIWNTLGLENLAAYQAGEPLPHIVTNPFMDVYNVGLGGSGGTLVVVLLLAFVMKSSQNKEIGRLAVLPAIFNVNEPLIFGFPLVLNTSIFIPWVIAPMVTTAFNYAVMAAGIFPIPTGVAVPWTIPVIISGFMATNSFMGGLLQIIDMAIIGLIWFPFLKLVDKVNLNTVSMADE comes from the coding sequence GTGAATGGATTTATTGATAAATTAGGTGAAAAATTACTTCCTATTGCCGGAAAACTTGGTGAAAATCGTTACCTTAAAGTTTTACGTGATGCATTTATGCTTGCTTTTCCAATTACCATGTTTGGATCAATTGTAGTTGTATTAAATAACTTGCCATTTTTTAGCGATGCATTACAAGATAACTTAGGAAACTTATTTGGAAATGGACAAAATGCGACAATGTCGATCTTGACCATTTTTGTAACGTTCGGTATCGGTTATTATTTAAGCAAGTCCTATGATGTTGAAGGCGTCTTTGGTGGTGCTGTATCATTAGCTTCTTACTTGATATTAACACCATTTACAATAGTAACAGAATCAGGAGAAGCAGTAACTGGAGTGTTATCATTAGATCGTTTAGGTGCAAAAGGTATGTTCATCGGTATGATTGCAGCCTTTCTTGCTGCTGAAATATACACACGTATCGTTAAAAAAGGTATTGTCATCAAAATGCCTGATGGTGTGCCGCCAGCAGTTGCAAATTCATTTGCCGCTTTACTACCAGCTATTATTACTTTAGCAATATTCTTATTACTTAATGCAGCCATTTCTGGGTTCTTTGACGCAAATTTGCATGATGTTGTTTATACAGCGATACAACAACCGCTTACAGCTCTTGGTAGTGGATTACCAGCTACATTGATTGCCGTATTCTTTATTCAATTCCTATGGTTCTTCGGATTACATGGACAAATTATTGTGAACTCTGTAATGGACCCAATCTGGAACACTTTAGGTTTGGAAAATCTTGCTGCTTATCAAGCTGGAGAGCCTTTACCTCATATCGTAACGAACCCTTTTATGGATGTCTATAATGTTGGTTTGGGCGGATCTGGAGGCACATTAGTCGTTGTCTTATTACTAGCATTTGTTATGAAAAGCAGTCAAAACAAAGAAATTGGTCGTTTAGCCGTACTACCTGCGATTTTTAATGTAAATGAACCGTTGATTTTCGGGTTCCCTTTAGTATTAAATACTTCAATCTTTATTCCTTGGGTGATTGCTCCAATGGTAACAACAGCATTCAACTATGCGGTGATGGCTGCTGGAATATTTCCAATTCCAACAGGAGTTGCAGTACCTTGGACAATACCTGTTATTATTAGTGGATTTATGGCTACCAACTCATTTATGGGTGGATTACTACAAATCATAGATATGGCGATTATCGGATTGATCTGGTTCCCATTCCTTAAATTAGTTGATAAAGTAAATCTAAACACTGTTTCTATGGCTGATGAATAA
- a CDS encoding YcxB family protein produces MEIEFELLEEDYINFNINHAKQSPSLKRSLIAQRLVGPIVFLITPFIVIRFSAISIGYWMTVFSITSLIWLIFYPRYFDWEMRRRIVKMLQEGNNEHLFKKRKMVVTDKGITESSANGETNTKWNEVNKVDETSEYVYIYNSSISAYIIPKRIFKNKNTLKIFLEELLKYTIL; encoded by the coding sequence ATGGAAATTGAATTTGAGTTATTGGAAGAAGATTACATAAACTTTAATATTAATCATGCTAAACAATCACCTTCTCTAAAAAGAAGTTTAATCGCCCAAAGACTAGTAGGACCTATAGTATTCTTAATAACTCCATTTATAGTTATAAGGTTTTCAGCAATATCTATAGGGTATTGGATGACAGTGTTTAGTATTACTAGCTTAATTTGGCTTATTTTTTACCCAAGATACTTTGATTGGGAAATGAGAAGAAGAATAGTAAAGATGCTTCAAGAAGGAAATAATGAACATTTATTTAAAAAAAGAAAAATGGTAGTAACAGATAAGGGAATAACCGAAAGCAGCGCTAATGGTGAAACAAACACAAAATGGAATGAAGTAAATAAAGTAGACGAAACAAGTGAGTATGTATATATCTATAATTCCTCCATTTCAGCTTATATAATACCTAAAAGGATATTTAAAAATAAAAACACCTTAAAGATATTCCTTGAAGAACTATTAAAATACACTATTTTATAA
- a CDS encoding GNAT family N-acetyltransferase: MEWKIKTFNELSNDELYEIIKLRSEVFIIEQQCIYEEYDGKDKKAYHLFWEKDGEILAYLRILEKGVSFNEISIGRVLVTKKYRNKGLAKEMMSRALEFIEDNLNEKVIRISAQEYLLKFYLSLGFVKVSQVYLEDGIPHMEMLYNKL, encoded by the coding sequence GTGGAGTGGAAAATAAAAACATTTAACGAATTGAGTAACGACGAGTTGTATGAAATTATAAAACTTAGAAGTGAAGTGTTTATAATAGAGCAACAGTGTATTTATGAAGAATATGATGGCAAAGACAAAAAAGCCTATCATTTGTTTTGGGAAAAAGATGGAGAAATTCTTGCATATTTACGGATACTCGAGAAGGGTGTTTCATTTAATGAGATATCTATAGGAAGAGTATTAGTTACTAAAAAATATCGTAACAAAGGTCTTGCAAAAGAAATGATGTCACGTGCACTAGAATTTATTGAGGACAATTTAAATGAAAAAGTAATAAGAATATCTGCACAGGAGTATTTGCTAAAATTTTATTTGAGTTTAGGGTTTGTGAAGGTTTCGCAGGTGTATTTGGAAGATGGTATTCCACATATGGAAATGTTATACAATAAGCTTTAG